In Synechocystis sp. PCC 6714, the following are encoded in one genomic region:
- a CDS encoding FkbM family methyltransferase, translating into MQIIKANNWSDSPEFTQFPLLFRLWLWWCSKGRKRSNGGTFGGNQLFTIAKKYFSIFPYKTKNLISIWIERWQLYIVLNLLDFQVYQHTIPSISNNKSEFLLQEMLLKSGDVFLDIGANYGMFTLFASTLVGGEGKVIAIEPQPRLAEALRQSKIQNQLKQMSVLEIALSNQTGLEEFAVPSRSSGIGSLFQEHAGGSSKTTKINVNVKTLDQITEEMQLSKVNLIKVDVEGAELLVFQGGQLFLKEQFPFIWFEVNPGAQSIAGVSICEILDFLKKLGYCKFYEISSLVQGNLIEPKEFSKLTNLLAVHQEQLSEFENLTPNFEY; encoded by the coding sequence ATGCAAATTATAAAAGCAAATAACTGGTCTGACTCCCCAGAATTCACTCAATTCCCCCTCCTATTCCGTCTCTGGTTATGGTGGTGTTCCAAAGGTAGAAAGCGAAGTAATGGAGGAACTTTTGGTGGCAATCAACTATTCACAATTGCAAAAAAATATTTCTCAATTTTTCCCTATAAAACCAAAAACTTGATTTCGATTTGGATAGAAAGGTGGCAATTATACATTGTTTTAAATTTACTTGATTTTCAAGTTTATCAACACACCATTCCGTCTATTTCCAATAATAAAAGCGAATTTCTATTGCAAGAAATGTTATTGAAATCAGGAGATGTTTTTCTAGACATAGGTGCCAACTATGGCATGTTCACCCTATTTGCTTCAACACTAGTCGGCGGTGAAGGAAAAGTAATCGCCATAGAACCTCAACCCCGTCTTGCTGAAGCGTTAAGGCAAAGTAAAATTCAGAACCAACTCAAACAAATGTCAGTTCTTGAAATTGCGCTGAGTAATCAAACTGGACTGGAAGAATTTGCTGTGCCCAGCCGTTCCTCTGGTATTGGTTCTTTGTTCCAAGAACATGCTGGAGGTTCTTCCAAAACCACTAAGATTAATGTCAATGTTAAAACTTTGGATCAGATCACCGAAGAAATGCAACTCTCAAAAGTCAATCTAATCAAGGTTGATGTTGAGGGAGCTGAACTATTAGTTTTTCAGGGAGGTCAATTATTTTTGAAAGAACAATTTCCCTTTATTTGGTTTGAAGTAAATCCTGGAGCTCAAAGCATAGCTGGTGTTTCAATATGTGAAATACTAGATTTCTTAAAAAAATTAGGCTATTGTAAATTTTATGAAATATCTAGCTTAGTGCAAGGAAATTTAATAGAACCAAAAGAATTTTCCAAACTCACAAATTTATTGGCTGTTCATCAAGAACAACTATCTGAGTTTGAGAACCTTACTCCTAATTTTGAATACTAA
- a CDS encoding glycosyltransferase family 2 protein, giving the protein MKLSVIIPTYQRSQVLLDSIHALTELLTPESELLIVDQTPQHPVEVERQLQELDMQKKIRWLKLPEPSIPVAMNRGLQEAKGKIVLFLDDDIIPDRQLLTAHIQAQQIADLVAGQVLQPREKSEPLQPGEPFRFNSTSPEQIREFMGGNFSIKRNLAIALGGFDQNFVGAAYRYEAEFAHRYCQKYGLIAYEPQARIHHLRAERGGTRSYGHHLRTAQPAHTFGAYYYLLKSKPPGWLRQLLWRPLRSIRTKHHFTHPWWIIPSLLAEVRGFVKALGKVQQGPDYPNFDQEN; this is encoded by the coding sequence ATGAAACTTTCCGTTATTATTCCCACCTACCAGCGAAGCCAAGTCTTGCTGGATTCTATCCACGCTTTGACGGAGTTGCTCACCCCGGAATCTGAGCTATTAATTGTTGATCAAACTCCCCAGCATCCCGTGGAAGTAGAAAGGCAACTACAGGAATTAGATATGCAGAAAAAAATTCGTTGGTTAAAGTTGCCAGAACCATCTATTCCCGTCGCTATGAATCGGGGTTTACAGGAAGCAAAGGGAAAAATTGTCCTCTTCCTCGATGATGATATTATTCCCGATCGCCAACTGTTAACGGCCCACATCCAAGCTCAACAAATAGCGGATTTAGTGGCGGGGCAAGTACTACAGCCGAGGGAAAAATCTGAACCTTTGCAACCGGGGGAACCATTTCGTTTCAACAGCACAAGTCCTGAACAAATTAGGGAATTTATGGGCGGTAACTTTTCCATCAAACGCAACTTAGCCATTGCCCTAGGGGGCTTTGACCAAAACTTTGTTGGGGCGGCCTACCGCTACGAAGCTGAATTTGCCCACCGTTATTGTCAAAAGTATGGGCTAATTGCCTACGAACCCCAAGCCCGAATCCACCATCTCCGGGCTGAAAGAGGGGGCACCCGAAGTTACGGCCATCACCTCAGAACCGCCCAGCCGGCCCATACTTTTGGTGCCTACTACTACCTACTCAAATCAAAGCCCCCAGGGTGGCTAAGGCAGTTACTCTGGCGACCTCTGAGGTCAATTCGCACCAAGCATCATTTCACCCATCCTTGGTGGATCATTCCTTCCCTACTGGCGGAAGTGAGGGGCTTTGTTAAAGCCCTTGGTAAAGTCCAACAGGGGCCTGATTACCCCAACTTTGACCAGGAAAATTAA
- a CDS encoding DUF29 domain-containing protein yields MSSLNLTDLYEHDFYQWLTETSKCLNEGNFEAVDTAHLIEELNDLGNSSKVALESNLAVLIAYLLKLTVQSDAPDTTKNSWYNSIDEHRQRVQKQLKKNPSLKSYWDTALAEAYGDARKLAIKESQRAKFGVPVHGASDYPQQCPFSQAQILDDDFYGLF; encoded by the coding sequence ATGTCCTCTTTAAATCTAACTGACCTCTACGAACATGACTTTTATCAGTGGCTGACAGAAACATCTAAATGTCTTAACGAAGGTAATTTTGAAGCGGTTGATACTGCCCACTTAATCGAGGAACTAAATGACTTGGGTAATTCTAGTAAGGTAGCCCTAGAAAGTAACTTAGCAGTTTTAATTGCCTATTTGCTCAAATTGACTGTTCAATCGGATGCGCCTGATACTACGAAAAATAGTTGGTATAATTCCATCGACGAGCATCGCCAACGAGTACAGAAACAACTGAAAAAAAACCCCTCCCTAAAATCCTATTGGGACACAGCCTTAGCAGAAGCTTATGGAGATGCCAGAAAACTGGCCATCAAAGAAAGTCAACGGGCTAAGTTTGGCGTTCCTGTGCATGGAGCTAGTGACTACCCTCAGCAATGTCCTTTTTCCCAAGCTCAGATTCTTGATGATGACTTTTATGGGCTTTTTTGA